Proteins from a single region of Parambassis ranga chromosome 18, fParRan2.1, whole genome shotgun sequence:
- the msantd1 gene encoding myb/SANT-like DNA-binding domain-containing protein 1, protein MASDDSFNYLISRQSEKHRRAPNWTDGEMKALLFVWEEHHNELKMSKRNAKVYEKMSQRFFQLTGEHRFKEEIKMKITNMSFQYRRLKQAAGESGETPDWPYYKPIEKILSKPQENGRVDSVEFQASTAGPSTSSHSTDNLLPQSEEGMMGFLPEYTGSSDEMEIKEEVESLSSDSEHSHDSSSHPNSSKKGLANKRLSIKRKKLRLMQAMLQQQKRSSRAIEDMCREVRRAMHQQNLLQVQCMQMQERMMNLLEKMIQPTSTTAAQWSQSGVKSSGKQ, encoded by the exons ATGGCATCAGATGATTCTTTCAACTACCTAATATCACGCCAGAGTGAGAAACACAGGAGGGCCCCGAACTGGACCGACGGCGAAATGAAAGCCCTCCTGTTCGTGTGGGAGGAACACCACAACGAACTGAAAATGAGCAAGAGGAACGCAAAGGTTTACGAGAAGATGTCCCAGAGGTTTTTCCAGCTGACCGGAGAGCACCGGTTTAAAGAGGAGATCAAGATGAAAATCACCAACATGTCCTTCCAGTATAG GCGACTGAAACAGGCAGCAGGTGAAAGCGGCGAGACACCAGACTGGCCGTACTACAAGCCCATCGAAAAGATCCTGTCCAAGCCACAGGAGAACGGCAGAGTGGACTCAGTGGAGTTTCAGGCCTCCACAGCAggcccctccacctcctcacacTCCACAGACAACCTGCTGCCCCAGTCGGAGGAGGGAATGATGGGATTCCTGCCAGAGTACACAGGCTCCTCGGATGAGATGGAGATAAAAGAAGAGGTGGAGTCTTTGAGCTCTGACAGCGAGCACTCACATGACTCCAG CTCCCATCCTAATTCATCCAAGAAGGGGCTTGCCAACAAGCGACTGTCtataaagagaaagaaactgCGGCTGATGCAGGCCATGCTGCAGCAACAGAAAAGGTCAAGCCGAGCCATAGAGGACATGTGCAGGGAGGTCCGTCGAGCCATGCACCAACAGAACCTCCTGCAGGTCCAGTGCATGCAGATGCAGGAGCGCATGATGAACCTCCTGGAGAAGATGATCCAGCCTAcctccaccacagcagcacagtggagTCAGAGTGGAGTGAAAAGTTCAGGAAAACAATGA